The Arthrobacter russicus genome has a segment encoding these proteins:
- the purN gene encoding phosphoribosylglycinamide formyltransferase, with product MRILVLVSGTGSNLQAVIDAVEAGELDIEIVAVGADRPGTQGVARSAAAGIPTFVVDFKAFAQRADWDAALLAEVRSFEPDLVVSSGFMRIVGPDFIAAFPQRYLNTHPALLPAFPGAHGVRDALAYGVKVTGCTVMYADAGIDTGPIIAQRAVTVLDDDTEASLHERIKVAEREVLIEVLAGLAR from the coding sequence ATGCGCATTCTCGTCCTCGTCTCCGGAACCGGCTCCAATTTGCAAGCGGTGATCGACGCCGTCGAGGCCGGTGAGCTCGACATCGAGATCGTCGCGGTGGGCGCGGACCGTCCGGGCACCCAAGGCGTGGCGCGTTCGGCAGCGGCCGGAATCCCGACTTTCGTGGTGGATTTCAAGGCCTTCGCCCAGCGCGCCGACTGGGATGCCGCACTGCTGGCGGAAGTGCGCAGTTTCGAACCGGATCTCGTGGTGTCTTCGGGGTTCATGCGGATTGTCGGGCCGGATTTCATCGCGGCTTTCCCGCAACGGTACCTGAACACGCATCCGGCATTGCTGCCGGCTTTCCCCGGAGCACACGGCGTCCGGGATGCGCTGGCCTACGGGGTGAAGGTCACCGGCTGCACGGTGATGTACGCCGACGCCGGAATCGATACCGGTCCGATCATCGCGCAACGCGCGGTGACCGTGCTCGACGACGATACCGAGGCAAGCTTGCACGAACGGATCAAAGTCGCTGAACGCGAGGTGTTGATCGAGGTTTTGGCCGGGCTAGCCCGGTAG
- a CDS encoding cell division protein PerM — MKLTTGQSGRRGIPMPLWLQGAFESVQLAVITAVLILVPIGAVFFTGGFGNPPADEIARLAGQAWLLVHGVPLNVSMVTGASSAQGQAGVLSLVPLGLTLIPFFLAWRAGRRLARASYTDQLWQALLGAILVYAALGLATGYVCRTSSAMASLPAAALVPLIPVTLGLVIGARREAGTWGTLIGVDAAARMAAASQISRWTGSYLWSAARAAFLAVLVLLGLSALLFAINIAVHWADIAAVYQGLKAGPVGGAVLTLAQLGYVPNFTAWTMAWSSGSGFSLGVGSSVGPLGTAVAPVPAIPILAALPVGQLSWGVLAMVLPVLAGAAAGWWFLREGENHFDDWLAIRIRQRWLSAGLGTVALAAVIGLGAGVLGGIAAWFAAGSGGFGRLTELGPDPVQTALWISCEVALGVLIGHTAGPWLEGAKARRSAREEFDPFADR, encoded by the coding sequence ATGAAACTGACAACGGGCCAGAGCGGCCGACGCGGCATTCCGATGCCCTTGTGGCTGCAAGGTGCCTTCGAGTCGGTGCAGCTGGCGGTGATCACCGCGGTATTGATCCTGGTGCCGATCGGCGCGGTCTTCTTCACCGGCGGCTTCGGCAATCCGCCGGCGGACGAGATCGCCAGACTCGCCGGCCAGGCCTGGCTGCTGGTGCACGGCGTCCCGCTGAACGTCTCGATGGTCACCGGAGCCTCATCCGCACAGGGCCAAGCCGGCGTGCTCAGCCTGGTGCCGTTGGGCCTGACCCTGATCCCGTTCTTCCTGGCTTGGCGGGCCGGCCGCCGGCTGGCCCGGGCGTCCTACACGGATCAGCTTTGGCAGGCATTGCTCGGCGCAATCCTGGTCTATGCCGCACTGGGCCTGGCCACCGGGTACGTCTGCCGCACCTCGAGCGCCATGGCCAGCCTGCCGGCTGCCGCACTCGTGCCGCTGATCCCAGTGACTCTGGGCCTGGTCATCGGGGCGCGTCGCGAGGCAGGCACCTGGGGCACCTTGATCGGCGTCGATGCCGCAGCGCGGATGGCCGCTGCCAGCCAGATTTCCCGCTGGACCGGTTCCTACCTGTGGTCTGCAGCGCGGGCGGCCTTCCTCGCCGTCCTGGTTCTGCTGGGTCTTTCCGCGCTGCTCTTCGCGATCAATATCGCGGTGCATTGGGCGGACATCGCCGCGGTCTACCAGGGGCTCAAAGCCGGCCCGGTGGGCGGTGCCGTGCTCACGCTCGCGCAACTGGGCTACGTGCCGAATTTCACGGCTTGGACGATGGCCTGGTCTTCCGGATCGGGCTTTTCGCTCGGCGTCGGCTCCAGCGTGGGCCCGTTGGGCACCGCGGTGGCACCGGTTCCGGCGATCCCGATCCTGGCCGCGCTTCCGGTGGGCCAACTGAGTTGGGGTGTGCTTGCCATGGTGCTGCCGGTGCTCGCCGGAGCCGCCGCAGGCTGGTGGTTCCTGCGCGAAGGCGAAAACCATTTCGACGATTGGCTGGCAATCCGGATCCGGCAGCGCTGGCTCAGCGCGGGTCTGGGAACGGTGGCGCTCGCCGCCGTGATCGGCCTGGGTGCCGGAGTGCTCGGCGGTATCGCGGCATGGTTCGCGGCCGGTTCGGGGGGATTCGGCCGGCTCACCGAACTCGGCCCTGATCCGGTGCAGACCGCGCTCTGGATCAGTTGCGAGGTGGCCCTGGGGGTCTTGATCGGGCATACTGCCGGCCCCTGGCTCGAAGGCGCAAAAGCGCGACGCAGCGCGCGCGAAGAGTTCGACCCGTTCGCCGACCGGTAA
- a CDS encoding DUF805 domain-containing protein: MVQPVDAPWQPETDWRSQPFPEASLAIAVKRFYRRYSDFKGRSSRSEYWWVQLYLGLPSLLLLLPFYLNWEEAASNNLADRMLGGTAAAAELPAPGPAQIFALVLFIVFWLLHLVPALALGVRRFHDANFSGWLILLNLVPFLGRIAGFVFSVLPSNPRGVRFDRP, translated from the coding sequence ATGGTCCAGCCCGTCGACGCCCCTTGGCAGCCGGAAACCGATTGGCGCAGCCAGCCCTTCCCGGAGGCCAGCCTGGCCATCGCGGTCAAACGGTTCTATCGCAGGTACTCGGATTTCAAAGGCCGCTCCTCGCGCAGCGAATATTGGTGGGTGCAGTTGTACCTGGGCCTGCCGAGTTTGCTCTTGCTGCTGCCGTTTTATCTCAACTGGGAAGAAGCGGCATCGAACAATCTCGCGGACCGGATGCTCGGCGGCACGGCGGCGGCTGCTGAACTGCCGGCCCCGGGGCCGGCGCAGATTTTCGCCCTGGTGCTTTTCATCGTCTTCTGGCTGCTGCATCTGGTCCCGGCCCTCGCCCTGGGCGTGCGGCGGTTCCACGATGCGAACTTCTCCGGTTGGCTGATCCTGCTCAACCTGGTCCCTTTCCTCGGCCGGATCGCGGGGTTCGTCTTCTCGGTGCTGCCCAGCAATCCGCGAGGCGTCCGCTTCGACCGGCCCTGA
- a CDS encoding glycosyltransferase family 4 protein — protein MRIVLIAESFLPNMNGVTHSVLKVLQHLRSQGDDALIVAPSSTDPQAPDEVEGFPVHRVPSLPLAGYTNLRVAFGWVNRIKRILSDFQPDVVHLASPFELGWRAARAAALLNLPTVAVYQTEVPSYAGRYGVPFLENWAWNRVENIHLLATRTLAPSSFAVNQLRGHGIPRIHLWRRGVDTARFSPQKRNGELRARAGAQTKKIIGYVGRLAAEKQVADLAAIADIPGTQLVIVGEGPLRGQLEQQLPNAFFTGFMGGEDLAHAVADFDLFVHPGEFETFCQTIQEAMASGVPVVATGRGGPLDLVDNSRTGWLYTPGDLAGLRNHVMDLIGDDAKRSAFAKAAHHTVQGRTWSAVCGQLTDHYQAVIVEHRSKQRQLA, from the coding sequence GTGAGGATCGTACTTATCGCCGAGTCATTCCTGCCGAACATGAACGGGGTCACGCACTCCGTCCTAAAGGTCCTGCAGCATCTGCGCAGCCAAGGCGATGACGCCCTGATCGTCGCCCCTTCCAGCACCGATCCGCAAGCGCCCGACGAAGTCGAAGGCTTCCCGGTGCACCGGGTGCCTTCGCTGCCGCTGGCCGGTTATACGAATCTCCGGGTCGCCTTCGGCTGGGTCAATCGGATCAAACGCATCCTGAGTGACTTCCAACCCGATGTGGTGCATCTGGCCTCGCCGTTCGAACTCGGCTGGCGGGCCGCCCGGGCCGCGGCCTTGCTGAATCTGCCCACCGTGGCGGTCTACCAGACCGAGGTGCCCTCATATGCCGGGCGGTACGGCGTGCCGTTCCTGGAGAATTGGGCCTGGAACCGGGTGGAGAACATCCATCTGCTGGCCACCCGGACGTTGGCGCCGTCGAGCTTCGCGGTCAACCAGCTCCGCGGCCACGGCATCCCCCGGATCCACCTGTGGCGCCGCGGCGTGGACACGGCACGGTTCAGCCCGCAAAAACGCAACGGCGAACTGCGCGCCCGTGCCGGCGCCCAAACCAAGAAGATCATCGGCTACGTCGGCCGACTGGCTGCGGAAAAGCAGGTCGCCGACCTGGCCGCAATTGCGGACATCCCCGGCACGCAACTCGTGATCGTCGGTGAAGGCCCGTTGCGCGGGCAACTGGAGCAACAGCTTCCGAACGCCTTTTTCACCGGCTTCATGGGCGGCGAAGATCTGGCCCACGCCGTGGCCGACTTCGATCTGTTCGTCCATCCCGGAGAGTTCGAAACCTTCTGCCAGACCATCCAGGAGGCGATGGCCTCCGGGGTTCCAGTGGTCGCCACCGGTCGCGGCGGCCCACTGGATCTGGTGGACAATTCGCGTACCGGCTGGCTGTACACCCCGGGCGACCTGGCGGGACTGCGCAATCACGTCATGGACCTGATCGGCGACGACGCCAAACGTTCCGCTTTCGCGAAGGCAGCGCACCACACGGTGCAGGGCCGGACCTGGAGTGCGGTATGCGGGCAGCTGACCGATCATTACCAGGCAGTGATCGTCGAGCACCGGTCCAAGCAGCGCCAGTTGGCCTGA
- a CDS encoding HAD family acid phosphatase yields MRNNPNPRKFGTALFAAGLALGLGAASLPLAPTAQAASSTAGMQDYKGIRPADWLADVDDALDGSLDYVQNRVANKASGEKLAVVFDIDDTSLATDFAKDKSNIPAIGSSLALAKKADSLGVKVFFVSNRLYDGDRTSNTSTKQALSKVGYPVFEIYHQSGERYPVQQFKTASRQDIEDRGYTIIANTGNRQTDLDGGYAEKTYKLPDYDGVLQ; encoded by the coding sequence ATGCGCAACAACCCGAATCCGCGAAAATTCGGCACGGCACTTTTTGCCGCAGGACTGGCGCTGGGTCTGGGGGCAGCCTCCCTGCCCTTGGCCCCGACGGCACAGGCGGCCAGTTCCACGGCCGGCATGCAGGACTACAAAGGCATCCGCCCCGCGGATTGGCTTGCGGACGTAGACGACGCCCTTGACGGTTCACTCGACTACGTGCAGAACCGGGTGGCTAACAAAGCTTCCGGTGAAAAGCTCGCCGTGGTTTTCGACATCGACGACACCTCGCTGGCCACGGATTTCGCCAAGGACAAATCGAATATCCCGGCGATCGGTTCCTCCCTGGCGCTGGCGAAGAAAGCCGATTCCCTGGGCGTCAAGGTGTTCTTCGTCAGCAACCGGCTCTATGACGGAGACCGCACCAGCAACACCTCGACGAAACAGGCGCTCAGCAAGGTCGGATACCCGGTTTTCGAGATCTACCACCAGTCGGGCGAACGGTATCCGGTGCAGCAGTTCAAAACCGCGAGCCGCCAGGACATCGAAGACCGCGGCTACACGATCATCGCCAACACCGGCAACCGGCAGACCGATTTGGACGGCGGATACGCGGAGAAGACCTACAAGCTGCCCGACTACGACGGTGTGCTGCAGTAA
- a CDS encoding GlsB/YeaQ/YmgE family stress response membrane protein: MGFFSFLILGLIAGAIAKFILPGKQGGGWIATLILGVVGAMLGGWLGGLIFNVSLTNFWSFSSWILAIVGSIIVLLVYGMITGRKGAKA, from the coding sequence ATGGGTTTCTTCAGTTTCTTGATTCTCGGCCTGATCGCCGGTGCGATCGCCAAGTTCATCCTTCCGGGCAAGCAGGGCGGCGGCTGGATCGCCACGCTGATCCTCGGCGTCGTCGGTGCTATGCTCGGCGGCTGGCTCGGCGGGCTGATCTTCAACGTTTCGTTGACCAACTTCTGGTCGTTCTCCAGCTGGATCCTGGCGATCGTCGGCTCGATCATCGTGCTGCTGGTTTACGGAATGATCACCGGCCGCAAGGGCGCCAAAGCGTAG
- a CDS encoding FMN reductase — protein sequence MERVIMVISAGLGVPSSSRMLADQLAAATAKQIPGGADPVRFETVELRDFAVDIANNFVTGYAAPGLQKLIDRVQRAAGLIVVTPVFSGSFSGLFKSFFDLIDPKSLDGIPVLLAASGGSARHSLVIDFAMRPLFSYLRTRIMPTGVYASPEDWGVEDPTQTPLSSRISQAAGELAAALDGNSVRRDAAARLESLPFEQLLANITPRG from the coding sequence ATGGAACGCGTCATCATGGTCATTTCGGCGGGACTGGGCGTGCCTTCTTCCAGCCGGATGCTGGCTGACCAACTTGCTGCTGCGACCGCGAAACAGATTCCCGGGGGAGCCGATCCCGTCCGTTTCGAGACGGTCGAGCTGCGCGACTTCGCGGTGGACATCGCGAACAACTTCGTCACCGGCTATGCCGCACCCGGCTTGCAGAAACTCATCGACCGCGTCCAACGGGCGGCCGGCCTGATCGTGGTGACCCCGGTCTTCTCCGGGTCGTTCAGCGGTCTGTTCAAATCTTTCTTCGACCTGATCGATCCGAAGTCCCTGGACGGCATCCCGGTGCTGCTGGCGGCCTCGGGGGGCTCGGCCCGGCATTCGCTGGTGATCGATTTCGCGATGCGGCCGCTGTTCAGCTACCTGCGGACCCGGATCATGCCGACCGGCGTCTATGCCTCGCCGGAGGACTGGGGCGTCGAGGATCCCACGCAAACCCCGCTTTCCTCGCGGATCAGCCAAGCCGCCGGTGAATTGGCCGCTGCGCTGGACGGGAACAGCGTCCGACGGGATGCCGCGGCTCGCTTGGAATCGCTGCCGTTCGAGCAGCTTTTGGCCAACATCACGCCGCGGGGCTGA
- a CDS encoding DUF5107 domain-containing protein, protein MGLSSALTIRTESVSSAQLGPENPLANIGKPLEAPYQISGDVPAEIIANSTYGHPATLHPYRLQDRFSRIQETVEMPVVILENSQLRAKFLPALGGRLWELFDKNTGKHLLHTPGQIQFGNLALRNAWFAGGIEWNIGTRGHSPGTCAPLHSAVVDLPDSGQALRMWEFERLRNVVFQIDAWLPADSPVLKVAIRISNPNEHEVPIYWWSNAAVPQTEHTRVIAPASSAFASDYENGIKRRSPQELDGVDCTWPERNRHAADYFFDLAPQQRRWIAAADADGDGLAMLSTERLRGRKLFVWGEGDGGRRWQEWLSPDGGKYAEIQAGLAQTQFENLPLAAGESWAWLECYGNARLTPGLARASWPQAIEHAGQRVEQLLPAARLESDFTAWSQWADAEPRAAFHSGSGWGALESRRRTAQGQAPWAYPGTPFGAETLGLPQKPWLELLATGNFAGADNFVAGSDWSRALGLAAGNQGQIAFHLGTLAQAEGRLAEAVAGYRRCLEAAPDDAGLQAAALRGLALVENDPQRYLQACALAPGNRALVVEAASALLADGLAESASQVLAGFSAVAGAEAAADGRVEFLRIQALAALGRTAEAAAALQAGITVADLREGENSLAGLWQRLFPGTEIPQAYQFGMAD, encoded by the coding sequence ATGGGCCTCAGCAGTGCCTTGACCATCCGGACCGAGTCTGTTTCGAGCGCGCAACTCGGTCCGGAGAACCCGCTGGCCAATATCGGCAAGCCCCTGGAGGCCCCGTACCAGATCAGCGGGGATGTGCCAGCCGAGATCATCGCCAACTCGACCTACGGGCATCCGGCGACACTGCACCCGTACCGGCTGCAGGACCGGTTCTCCAGAATTCAGGAAACCGTCGAGATGCCGGTGGTGATCCTGGAGAACTCGCAATTGCGCGCGAAGTTCCTGCCGGCCCTGGGCGGCCGGCTCTGGGAGCTGTTCGACAAGAACACTGGCAAGCATCTGCTGCACACCCCGGGGCAGATCCAATTTGGTAATCTGGCGCTGCGCAATGCCTGGTTCGCGGGCGGCATCGAGTGGAACATCGGAACCCGTGGGCACTCGCCCGGCACCTGCGCCCCGTTGCACAGTGCCGTGGTCGATCTGCCGGACAGCGGGCAGGCATTGCGGATGTGGGAATTCGAACGGCTCCGCAACGTGGTCTTCCAGATCGATGCCTGGCTGCCGGCGGATTCACCGGTGCTCAAAGTCGCGATCCGGATCAGCAATCCGAACGAGCACGAGGTGCCGATCTACTGGTGGTCCAACGCCGCAGTGCCGCAAACCGAACACACCCGGGTGATCGCACCGGCGTCGAGCGCCTTCGCCAGCGATTACGAGAACGGGATCAAGCGGCGGAGCCCGCAGGAGCTGGACGGCGTCGATTGCACCTGGCCGGAACGGAACCGGCATGCGGCCGACTACTTCTTCGACCTGGCGCCACAGCAACGCCGCTGGATCGCGGCCGCCGATGCCGACGGCGATGGGCTGGCGATGCTCTCCACCGAGCGGTTGCGCGGCCGAAAGCTCTTCGTCTGGGGCGAGGGCGACGGTGGCCGGCGCTGGCAGGAATGGCTCAGCCCGGACGGCGGGAAATACGCCGAGATCCAGGCCGGCCTGGCGCAGACCCAATTCGAGAACCTGCCGCTCGCCGCGGGGGAATCCTGGGCGTGGCTCGAATGCTACGGCAATGCCCGGCTGACGCCCGGGCTCGCCCGGGCGTCCTGGCCGCAGGCCATCGAGCACGCCGGGCAGCGGGTCGAGCAATTGCTCCCCGCAGCCCGGCTGGAAAGTGATTTCACGGCATGGTCGCAGTGGGCCGATGCCGAGCCGCGGGCGGCATTCCACTCCGGTTCCGGCTGGGGGGCCTTGGAGTCGCGCCGCCGGACGGCGCAGGGCCAGGCGCCTTGGGCGTATCCGGGCACGCCGTTCGGTGCCGAAACGCTGGGCCTGCCGCAAAAGCCCTGGCTGGAGCTCCTGGCTACCGGGAACTTCGCCGGTGCCGATAATTTCGTCGCGGGTTCCGATTGGTCGCGGGCACTGGGTCTGGCCGCTGGGAACCAAGGCCAGATCGCGTTCCATCTGGGCACGCTTGCGCAGGCCGAGGGCCGGCTCGCCGAGGCGGTCGCGGGGTACCGCCGTTGCCTCGAAGCGGCTCCGGACGATGCCGGGCTGCAAGCCGCTGCGCTGCGCGGCTTGGCCCTGGTCGAAAACGACCCGCAACGCTACCTGCAGGCCTGTGCGCTGGCTCCGGGGAATCGTGCCCTGGTGGTCGAGGCAGCCTCGGCATTGCTGGCCGATGGTCTGGCCGAGTCGGCCAGCCAGGTCTTGGCGGGGTTCTCCGCGGTGGCCGGGGCCGAGGCGGCGGCCGACGGCCGGGTCGAGTTCTTGCGGATTCAAGCCTTGGCGGCGCTCGGCCGTACCGCCGAAGCCGCCGCGGCGCTGCAAGCCGGAATCACGGTCGCCGACTTGCGTGAAGGGGAGAATTCGCTGGCCGGGCTGTGGCAGCGGCTTTTCCCGGGGACGGAAATTCCGCAGGCCTACCAATTCGGCATGGCCGACTGA
- a CDS encoding thiamine pyrophosphate-binding protein, translated as MSDARAENVTRDVRNGGDLVVETLHALGAKTVFGIPGQHALGLFDALSRSELEFVSSRVENNSAFAADGYARATNEVGVLFLSTGPGALTSLAGLQEAYATGVPMVVVASQIPLDGLGARRKGMLHQLDDQKASAANVTKSQRLIQHASGIPSAIQDAWTEAVSSPQGPVWIEIPQNVLLDPVVVPQVEDALAEPFDNPPRVELVREAVKWLTASERPVIVAGGGTRRGHAESWLLSIAEKLGAPVVASPGGNGAFPWTHPLSLQSWVEDRYVTEVLEDADVLLVVGSSLGEVTSNYFTLDPRGRIIQIDAEPRVLESNRPALGIRADAGQALQAIDAALTAEVLAGHRADWRGQSPEDLVAAVLAKVAARLDGQDLAKERQFMADIRAAVPDRMQTFWDMTIAAYWGWSCWDARSGQFHSAQGAGGLGYGFPAAIGGAVGLKQRVLAVSGDGSSMYSIAELATAKQHNVPVTWLIVDDGGYGILREYMEGAFGKATHTELARPDFVALAEAFGVPAQRVAPEGVKTALEAGFAADGPNVVVVETLLKMFAPTHL; from the coding sequence ATGAGCGATGCACGGGCGGAAAACGTAACGCGCGACGTGCGCAACGGCGGTGATCTGGTCGTGGAGACGCTGCATGCGCTGGGTGCCAAAACGGTATTCGGCATTCCGGGCCAGCATGCGCTGGGACTCTTCGACGCGTTGAGCCGGTCCGAACTCGAGTTCGTCTCCTCCCGGGTGGAGAACAACTCCGCCTTCGCGGCGGACGGTTATGCCCGCGCGACCAACGAGGTCGGGGTGCTCTTCCTTTCCACCGGCCCCGGCGCGTTGACCTCGCTGGCCGGCCTGCAGGAGGCCTATGCCACCGGGGTGCCGATGGTGGTGGTCGCCTCGCAGATCCCCCTGGACGGACTGGGCGCCCGGCGCAAGGGCATGTTGCACCAGCTCGATGACCAGAAGGCCTCGGCCGCCAATGTGACCAAAAGCCAGCGGCTGATCCAGCATGCTTCCGGCATCCCCAGCGCGATCCAAGATGCCTGGACCGAGGCGGTGTCTTCGCCGCAGGGGCCGGTGTGGATCGAAATCCCGCAAAACGTGCTGCTCGATCCGGTGGTGGTGCCCCAGGTGGAGGACGCCTTGGCCGAACCCTTCGACAATCCGCCGCGGGTGGAGCTGGTGCGTGAGGCAGTCAAGTGGCTCACCGCCTCGGAGCGCCCGGTGATCGTGGCCGGCGGTGGGACCCGTCGCGGCCATGCCGAATCCTGGCTGCTCTCGATCGCGGAGAAGCTCGGCGCCCCCGTGGTGGCTTCGCCCGGCGGGAATGGCGCGTTCCCCTGGACGCACCCGCTGTCCCTGCAGTCCTGGGTCGAAGACCGGTATGTCACCGAAGTTCTCGAGGACGCCGATGTGCTGTTAGTGGTGGGTTCATCCTTGGGCGAGGTGACCAGCAACTACTTCACCCTGGACCCGCGCGGCCGGATCATCCAGATCGACGCCGAACCGCGGGTGCTCGAATCGAACCGGCCGGCTTTGGGCATCCGCGCCGACGCCGGTCAGGCACTCCAAGCGATCGATGCCGCGCTGACCGCGGAGGTGCTCGCCGGGCATCGGGCCGACTGGCGCGGGCAGTCGCCGGAAGACCTGGTGGCTGCGGTCTTGGCCAAGGTCGCCGCACGGTTGGACGGGCAGGACTTGGCCAAGGAGCGGCAGTTCATGGCCGACATCCGGGCGGCGGTCCCGGACCGGATGCAGACGTTCTGGGACATGACGATCGCGGCCTACTGGGGCTGGAGCTGTTGGGACGCCCGTAGCGGGCAGTTCCATTCCGCGCAGGGTGCCGGCGGCCTGGGGTACGGTTTTCCGGCCGCGATCGGCGGAGCGGTGGGCTTGAAGCAACGCGTCCTGGCGGTTTCCGGCGACGGTTCCTCGATGTATTCGATCGCCGAGTTGGCCACCGCGAAGCAGCACAACGTGCCGGTCACCTGGTTGATCGTCGACGACGGCGGCTACGGCATCCTGCGCGAGTACATGGAGGGTGCCTTCGGCAAGGCGACGCACACCGAGCTGGCCCGGCCGGACTTCGTGGCGCTCGCCGAAGCCTTCGGCGTGCCGGCGCAACGGGTCGCCCCGGAGGGCGTCAAGACCGCGCTCGAGGCGGGCTTCGCGGCGGACGGTCCGAACGTCGTGGTGGTGGAGACGCTGCTGAAGATGTTCGCCCCGACGCACCTGTAG
- the speB gene encoding agmatinase — MKELRIEANGNLGPIDSSRIPRYAGAATFARLPRLDQVARADVAVVGVPFDTGVSYRPGARFGANHVRESSRLLRPYNPAQDLSPFELAQVADAGDMAVNPFNINEAIEEIQQNALDLTAPDADGRSAKLLTLGGDHTIALPLLRAASERAGAPVALLHFDAHLDTWDTYFGAEYTHGTPFRRAVEEGILDTEAISHVGTRGPLYGKKDLEEDQRFGFGIVTSSDVFRQGVDEVVHKLRDRIGDRPLYVSIDIDVLDPAHAPGTGTPEAGGITSRELLEILRGLRGMNLIGADVVEVAPAYDHAEITGVAASHVAYDLVSLLADGVSRDNARMEGKR; from the coding sequence ATGAAAGAGTTGCGCATCGAGGCCAATGGAAACCTCGGACCGATCGATTCCTCCCGTATTCCGCGCTACGCCGGGGCAGCCACTTTCGCCCGGCTGCCCAGGCTGGACCAAGTGGCCCGGGCCGACGTCGCGGTGGTCGGAGTCCCGTTCGACACCGGGGTGTCCTACCGGCCGGGCGCCCGGTTCGGCGCCAACCATGTTCGCGAATCATCGCGCTTGCTCCGGCCGTACAACCCGGCGCAGGACCTCTCGCCGTTCGAGCTGGCCCAAGTCGCCGATGCCGGCGACATGGCAGTCAATCCGTTCAACATCAATGAGGCGATCGAAGAGATCCAGCAGAACGCGCTGGATCTGACCGCGCCGGACGCCGACGGCCGCAGCGCCAAGCTGCTCACCCTCGGCGGTGACCACACGATTGCGCTGCCCCTGTTGCGTGCCGCTTCCGAGCGGGCCGGCGCTCCAGTCGCCCTGTTGCACTTCGATGCGCATCTGGACACCTGGGACACCTATTTCGGTGCCGAATACACCCACGGGACGCCGTTCCGCCGCGCGGTGGAAGAGGGCATTCTGGATACCGAGGCGATCAGCCACGTGGGTACCAGGGGCCCGTTGTACGGCAAAAAGGACCTCGAAGAGGACCAGCGCTTCGGCTTCGGCATCGTCACTTCCTCCGACGTCTTCCGGCAGGGCGTGGACGAGGTGGTGCACAAACTGCGGGACCGGATCGGCGACCGCCCCTTGTACGTCTCGATCGACATCGATGTGCTGGACCCGGCGCACGCGCCCGGCACCGGGACCCCGGAAGCGGGCGGCATCACGAGCCGCGAGTTGCTCGAAATCCTGCGCGGCCTGCGCGGGATGAACCTGATCGGCGCCGACGTCGTCGAAGTCGCCCCGGCCTACGATCACGCCGAAATAACCGGTGTCGCGGCCTCGCATGTGGCCTATGACCTGGTGAGCCTGCTCGCCGACGGCGTGAGCCGGGACAACGCACGGATGGAGGGCAAGCGATGA